A single window of Methylobacterium nodulans ORS 2060 DNA harbors:
- a CDS encoding MFS transporter, translating to MAATTPLSDGAALAGAASGRRMLALVCAALVLSMTTWFSATAVTAPLAASFGLDEAQASWLTNAVQIGFVVGALGLSISGLVDRAPLHRIMAASAGLAALANLALLWAPGPASALLARFVTGLALAGIYPPALKLIATWYRRGRGLALGAVIGALTLGSALPHLLRALASGLDWRTVVASASALTLAGALLLGGFATEGPYAFARMPFRARQIGVVLRDRGLFLTNLGYFGHMWELYAMWSWFLAFAAHALPRSGLTDPKLPSLATFGVVAIGVVGCLLGGVLADRIGRTATTAGMMAVSGACAFLIGFTFDGPAWLFLLIGAVWGISVVGDSAQFSAMATEIGDPRLVGTALALQLGIGFALTVVAIRVLPLAVDAIGWQWSFLMLVPGPIIGVAAMLLLRRRPEAERIGGGLR from the coding sequence GTGGCGGCGACGACCCCTCTCTCCGACGGCGCCGCGCTGGCCGGGGCTGCTTCCGGCCGGCGGATGCTGGCTCTCGTCTGCGCGGCCCTGGTCCTGTCGATGACGACCTGGTTCTCGGCCACCGCCGTCACCGCGCCGCTCGCCGCGAGCTTCGGCCTCGACGAGGCCCAAGCCTCCTGGCTCACCAACGCCGTGCAGATCGGCTTCGTGGTCGGGGCGCTCGGACTCAGCATCTCGGGTCTGGTCGACCGCGCGCCGTTGCACCGGATCATGGCTGCCAGCGCCGGACTGGCCGCCCTGGCCAACCTGGCCCTGCTCTGGGCGCCGGGGCCGGCGAGCGCCCTGCTCGCGCGTTTCGTCACCGGCCTCGCTCTTGCCGGCATCTACCCGCCGGCCCTGAAACTGATCGCGACCTGGTACCGGCGCGGCCGTGGCCTCGCGCTCGGCGCGGTCATCGGGGCGCTGACCCTCGGCTCGGCGCTTCCGCATCTGCTGCGGGCGCTGGCCTCCGGGCTGGACTGGCGCACGGTGGTTGCGAGTGCCTCCGCCCTCACCCTGGCGGGTGCGCTCCTCCTCGGTGGTTTCGCGACCGAGGGGCCGTATGCCTTCGCCCGGATGCCATTCAGGGCTCGGCAGATCGGAGTTGTCCTGCGCGACCGCGGCCTCTTCCTGACGAATCTCGGCTATTTCGGGCATATGTGGGAGCTCTACGCGATGTGGAGCTGGTTCCTCGCCTTCGCGGCCCATGCCCTGCCCCGGAGCGGACTGACGGATCCGAAGCTCCCGTCCCTGGCGACCTTCGGGGTCGTCGCGATCGGCGTGGTGGGATGTCTCCTCGGGGGCGTGCTGGCCGACCGCATCGGGCGCACCGCCACCACGGCCGGGATGATGGCGGTGTCTGGGGCTTGCGCTTTCCTGATCGGCTTCACCTTCGATGGGCCGGCCTGGCTGTTTCTCCTGATCGGCGCGGTCTGGGGCATCAGCGTGGTCGGCGATTCCGCTCAGTTCTCCGCGATGGCCACCGAGATCGGCGATCCCCGTCTCGTGGGCACGGCACTCGCCCTGCAACTCGGGATCGGCTTCGCCCTGACGGTCGTCGCCATCCGTGTCCTGCCGCTCGCCGTGGATGCGATCGGGTGGCAGTGGAGCTTCCTCATGCTGGTGCCCGGCCCGATCATCGGCGTCGCGGCCATGCTTCTGCTGCGGCGAAGACCCGAGGCCGAGAGGATCGGCGGGGGCTTGCGATGA